A window from Fibrobacter sp. UWB11 encodes these proteins:
- a CDS encoding SUMF1/EgtB/PvdO family nonheme iron enzyme — protein sequence MRKILLFLTICVAFANAQFYYDKHGESRGAYKDSLEYSKLVELAKRFRGPILVKKPVDGVKPRKNLEKIPENKIQRTFNVNCDTLNKEKWLEVEKNEIVKICVDAPVVAWETSLKAIISSDSCLAFQTPTLIGVETLRVHFPDSDSSKKINLAVGMKYLDFKNEEVLLGFNRYSEKELKMQGFCNTEENGTIACGPKNEDPERLVSITGTYLVDKYPVTNCEFTQLMWDDSLLDYKWQNRKRASIRNGNCITQDTAANTVSLFGAMEYANARSIREGLKPYYIFSPVEYAERESILSARQRIIKQYVFGYIQVSDDSTSNGYRLPYYNEWMMLARGGDKKNRAPWGDSSGFFEKTKKYARFKTKMVSFETEPVGQLMPNGYGLYDMFGLAQEHVLFEYDLFEGNLGFASCLKGGDYHVSLEDGFDDTVSPYWKWINYGYYEPGHPGNGAGFRLIRNIGNNAKWSEVKSDSQE from the coding sequence ATGAGAAAGATTTTGTTGTTTCTGACGATATGCGTTGCGTTTGCGAATGCTCAATTCTATTACGACAAGCATGGAGAAAGTCGCGGTGCGTATAAGGACAGCTTGGAGTATTCAAAGCTTGTTGAACTTGCAAAAAGATTTCGTGGTCCGATATTGGTGAAAAAGCCGGTTGATGGCGTCAAACCAAGAAAAAATTTGGAAAAGATTCCTGAAAATAAAATTCAAAGAACATTTAATGTAAATTGCGATACTTTGAACAAAGAAAAGTGGCTCGAAGTCGAAAAGAACGAAATCGTTAAAATTTGTGTTGATGCGCCTGTTGTTGCGTGGGAAACATCGTTAAAGGCGATTATATCTAGCGATTCGTGCCTTGCATTTCAAACGCCGACGCTTATTGGTGTTGAAACACTTAGGGTGCATTTCCCTGACTCGGATAGTTCGAAGAAAATCAATTTAGCTGTCGGTATGAAGTATCTTGATTTCAAAAACGAAGAAGTTCTGTTAGGATTTAATCGATACTCCGAAAAAGAATTAAAGATGCAAGGGTTTTGCAATACAGAGGAAAACGGAACAATAGCTTGTGGTCCCAAAAATGAGGATCCAGAAAGGCTTGTTTCCATTACTGGTACATACTTAGTCGATAAATATCCTGTTACAAACTGCGAATTTACACAACTGATGTGGGATGATAGTCTTCTTGATTATAAGTGGCAAAACAGAAAGAGAGCTTCTATACGTAATGGAAACTGCATAACACAAGACACGGCCGCAAATACTGTATCTCTATTTGGGGCTATGGAATATGCCAACGCACGCAGTATTCGTGAAGGTCTAAAGCCTTATTATATATTTTCTCCTGTAGAATATGCAGAAAGAGAAAGTATTTTATCGGCTCGACAACGTATTATTAAACAATATGTTTTCGGATATATTCAAGTTTCTGACGACAGTACCTCGAACGGTTATAGACTTCCATATTACAATGAATGGATGATGCTTGCTCGTGGTGGCGACAAAAAGAATAGGGCCCCTTGGGGAGATTCTTCGGGCTTTTTTGAAAAAACAAAAAAATACGCTAGATTTAAAACAAAAATGGTTTCCTTTGAAACAGAACCCGTTGGCCAACTGATGCCTAATGGATACGGATTATACGATATGTTTGGTCTCGCTCAAGAGCATGTTCTTTTTGAATACGATTTGTTTGAAGGAAACTTGGGGTTCGCATCCTGTCTAAAAGGTGGCGATTATCATGTTTCTCTAGAAGATGGGTTCGACGATACCGTAAGTCCTTATTGGAAATGGATAAACTACGGATATTACGAACCTGGTCATCCAGGTAATGGAGCGGGTTTTCGCCTAATCCGCAACATCGGCAATAACGCCAAATGGAGCGAAGTCAAGTCTGATTCCCAAGAATAG
- a CDS encoding SUMF1/EgtB/PvdO family nonheme iron enzyme, with protein sequence MKIKILLLCVSFFVLVLNACSNSVKKQDISAEIIKQFSPIERIFDVIRDSLGEENWLEVEKNENVKICVDQKVFAWKTVLKSSVLNDSCLVFQAPTLVGVETVDVSFSEADSSHQINLAIGMKYLNFKNEEVLLGFNTCRENQLVGRCKNEDPERLFSVTGTYLVDKYPVTNCEFTQLMWDSIPATSLYRNESLRKDYYEDWLNRKSASKRNENCITQDTAANTVSLFQAMKYANARSIREGLKPYYIFTPVEEYAERESILSTTQRIVTRRDFTIHDIKYIQVSDDSTSNGYRLPYYNEWMMFARGGDKKNMAPWGDSSGTFEKTKKYARFKTKMVSFETEPVGQLTPNGYGLYDMFGLVQEHVLLKSSLFRGDLGFASCLKGGDYHVSLEDGSDDTLSPYWKWISYGYYEPGHQGYGAGFRLIRNIGNNAKWTYLKSK encoded by the coding sequence ATGAAAATAAAGATTCTTTTACTATGTGTATCTTTTTTTGTTCTTGTTTTGAATGCGTGCTCGAATAGCGTTAAAAAACAGGATATTTCAGCGGAAATAATAAAGCAGTTTAGCCCGATAGAAAGAATCTTTGATGTAATCCGAGATTCTCTGGGCGAAGAAAACTGGCTTGAAGTCGAAAAAAATGAAAACGTTAAAATTTGTGTTGACCAGAAAGTTTTTGCTTGGAAGACGGTATTAAAATCAAGTGTTCTCAATGATTCCTGCTTAGTTTTCCAAGCTCCGACTCTTGTTGGAGTCGAAACTGTTGATGTGTCTTTTTCGGAAGCGGATAGTTCGCATCAAATCAATTTAGCCATCGGAATGAAATACTTAAATTTCAAGAATGAAGAAGTTCTGTTAGGATTTAACACATGTCGAGAAAACCAACTTGTCGGTCGATGCAAAAACGAAGATCCAGAAAGACTATTTTCTGTAACGGGCACTTACTTAGTCGATAAATATCCTGTTACCAACTGCGAGTTTACGCAACTGATGTGGGATAGCATTCCAGCAACATCCTTGTATAGAAACGAATCGTTAAGAAAGGATTATTATGAAGATTGGCTAAACAGAAAAAGTGCTTCTAAACGTAATGAAAACTGCATAACACAAGACACGGCTGCCAATACTGTATCTTTATTTCAGGCGATGAAATATGCAAATGCACGCAGTATTCGTGAAGGTCTAAAGCCTTATTATATATTTACTCCTGTAGAAGAATATGCAGAAAGAGAAAGTATTTTATCGACTACACAACGTATAGTAACTCGTAGGGATTTTACTATACATGATATCAAATATATTCAAGTTTCTGACGACAGTACCTCAAACGGTTATAGACTTCCATATTACAATGAATGGATGATGTTTGCTCGTGGTGGCGACAAAAAGAATATGGCCCCCTGGGGAGACTCTTCGGGCACTTTCGAAAAAACAAAAAAATACGCTAGATTTAAAACAAAAATGGTTTCTTTTGAAACAGAACCCGTTGGCCAGCTGACACCCAATGGATACGGATTATACGATATGTTTGGTCTCGTTCAAGAGCATGTACTCTTAAAATCAAGTTTGTTTAGAGGAGACCTTGGTTTTGCGTCTTGTTTGAAGGGCGGAGATTATCACGTTTCTCTAGAAGACGGATCCGACGACACCTTAAGTCCTTATTGGAAATGGATAAGCTACGGATATTACGAACCAGGTCATCAAGGTTATGGAGCTGGTTTCCGTCTCATCCGCAACATCGGCAATAATGCTAAGTGGACCTATCTCAAGTCCAAATGA
- a CDS encoding SUMF1/EgtB/PvdO family nonheme iron enzyme, whose amino-acid sequence MKKKRLLVAICVGFAIASIALMCQTDDANGIDNVMHFQRTFDLNRDSLGSEMWLEVEKNEVVKICMDSKVRVWDNAPNTEVLNDSCLKYRMPTLVGVHSINVKFLDSDSSHKINLAIGMKYLDFKNEETLYGNDSYQMNPFSKKIVQVSGSYLVDKYPVTNCEFLQLLWNEIPQKSSKIDSMKNDFINFWVNRKESGTRNEKCIAHDSAASSIPLYLAMKYANIRSVREGLKPYYIFSNTHSESVRIDRMKQVNQNGKKEVPNHHYFIAYKDFIEHENKLIEVSVDSSSDGYRLPYYDEWVMLARAGDKKNNAPWGNSTSFNEISKYAKFEDKVNCFDLKDLGLLQKIISFFHWCKNDYESGPVGELLPNGFGLYDMFGLVEEQVLFEKHNVLRDNAILMVDPRSIAERERNPFRCIDDCPACLKGGIHRSDLERINYGYISNDYFPKYAGGFRLIRNIGNNAKWTEVKSDKE is encoded by the coding sequence ATGAAAAAGAAACGACTTTTAGTAGCCATTTGCGTTGGATTTGCAATTGCAAGTATCGCTTTAATGTGCCAAACTGACGATGCTAATGGAATCGACAATGTAATGCATTTCCAAAGAACATTTGATTTGAATCGAGATTCTTTAGGCTCTGAAATGTGGCTTGAAGTCGAAAAGAACGAGGTCGTCAAGATTTGCATGGACTCAAAAGTCCGTGTTTGGGACAACGCACCGAATACGGAAGTTCTTAATGATTCTTGTTTGAAATACCGAATGCCAACTCTTGTTGGTGTTCATTCTATCAATGTGAAGTTTCTTGATTCTGACAGTTCCCATAAAATCAACTTAGCCATCGGCATGAAGTATCTTGATTTCAAAAATGAAGAAACTTTATACGGAAATGATTCTTATCAAATGAACCCATTCTCAAAGAAAATCGTACAAGTTTCGGGTTCTTATTTAGTTGACAAATATCCCGTGACCAATTGTGAATTTTTACAACTGTTATGGAATGAGATTCCCCAAAAATCCTCAAAAATTGATAGCATGAAAAATGATTTTATAAATTTTTGGGTAAATCGAAAAGAATCGGGAACACGTAATGAAAAATGTATTGCCCATGATTCCGCAGCAAGTTCTATTCCTTTATATTTGGCGATGAAATACGCCAACATTCGCAGTGTTCGAGAAGGTCTAAAGCCGTATTATATATTTTCAAACACTCATAGTGAATCTGTACGAATTGACAGAATGAAACAAGTCAATCAGAATGGGAAAAAAGAAGTGCCAAATCATCATTATTTTATCGCTTACAAGGATTTCATAGAACATGAAAACAAACTGATTGAAGTCTCTGTAGATTCTTCTTCTGATGGTTATCGGCTTCCTTATTACGACGAATGGGTTATGCTTGCTCGTGCAGGAGATAAAAAGAATAATGCGCCCTGGGGTAATTCAACTTCTTTTAACGAAATTTCTAAATACGCAAAATTCGAAGATAAAGTAAATTGTTTTGATTTAAAGGATTTAGGTCTTTTACAAAAGATAATATCATTTTTTCATTGGTGCAAAAATGATTATGAATCAGGACCTGTTGGTGAATTGCTACCTAATGGATTTGGCCTATATGATATGTTTGGATTAGTTGAAGAACAAGTTCTATTTGAAAAGCATAATGTCTTAAGAGATAATGCAATATTGATGGTAGATCCTCGCAGTATCGCAGAAAGAGAGCGAAACCCATTCAGATGTATAGATGATTGCCCAGCATGTTTAAAAGGTGGAATTCATCGTTCTGACTTAGAAAGAATTAATTATGGTTATATTTCGAACGATTATTTTCCTAAATACGCTGGCGGTTTCCGCCTAATCCGCAACATCGGCAACAACGCCAAATGGACTGAAGTCAAGTCTGACAAGGAATAA
- a CDS encoding PD-(D/E)XK nuclease family transposase: protein MTENNTTSEKKAYYIVTNAQGEEFLLPYYSETFRVLMDDKDTIRDMLNCLLGLDHDHEIIDLDYEFEKPIDVFMPEDDSARLDVWVTTKDHRYFNIEMQNRSHPFFLDRLQLYNSYQTLRGKYEYNRSTYFKLMDEKERKVHFYELPETVSIWLCNFQILKSKDIFKDTWAVYSEDEVHHSDSTHRALPIFSKNRYIVIDLPNFKRIRKSISSREDYWLKLLSQGPLEVPESKDPIFRDALNRLRVSRISPELLKALEEHMFDKHADEAIEAEIWLKGREQGRKQGRDNRNVEMALDMLADDEPVEKIVKYSRLSEDKILELKQSLAKETRK from the coding sequence ATGACCGAAAATAACACAACTTCAGAAAAGAAGGCCTACTACATCGTCACGAACGCGCAGGGTGAGGAATTTTTGCTTCCATATTACAGCGAAACGTTCCGTGTGCTGATGGATGACAAGGACACCATCCGCGATATGCTCAATTGTTTGCTTGGGCTTGACCATGACCATGAAATCATTGATCTCGACTACGAGTTCGAAAAGCCCATTGACGTTTTCATGCCGGAAGATGATTCCGCGCGACTTGACGTGTGGGTAACTACAAAGGATCACCGTTATTTCAACATAGAGATGCAGAATAGGAGCCATCCATTCTTTCTTGACCGTCTCCAACTCTACAATTCCTACCAAACATTGCGTGGCAAATACGAATATAACAGGTCAACGTATTTCAAATTGATGGACGAAAAGGAGCGTAAGGTTCATTTTTATGAACTTCCTGAAACAGTATCCATTTGGCTTTGTAATTTCCAAATTCTCAAGTCAAAGGATATTTTTAAGGACACTTGGGCGGTCTATAGCGAGGACGAAGTTCACCACAGCGACTCAACACATCGGGCTCTTCCCATTTTCAGTAAAAATAGATATATTGTAATTGATTTACCGAACTTTAAGAGGATTCGCAAGAGCATCAGTTCACGCGAGGACTACTGGCTGAAACTCTTGTCTCAAGGGCCACTTGAAGTTCCCGAATCGAAGGACCCGATCTTTAGGGACGCGCTCAACCGTTTGCGCGTAAGCCGCATAAGCCCTGAACTGCTTAAAGCCTTGGAGGAACATATGTTCGATAAACACGCTGATGAAGCTATCGAAGCCGAAATTTGGCTCAAAGGACGTGAACAAGGTCGAAAACAGGGGCGTGATAACCGAAATGTTGAAATGGCTCTTGACATGCTTGCTGATGACGAGCCTGTTGAAAAAATCGTCAAGTACTCCCGTCTTTCCGAGGATAAAATTCTTGAACTGAAACAGTCACTGGCGAAGGAAACGCGCAAGTAA
- a CDS encoding SUMF1/EgtB/PvdO family nonheme iron enzyme, with product MKKILCLVASYGAVIAGLLFCTACSDREKYIALNRGSLKNETWLEVEKNETVKICIDSKVQVWNTALDSEILGESCLKVRVPTLIGVSKINVKFSDTESALKINLAVGMKYLDFKNEEVLLGFDYMHEYIDNERLAKITGMFLVDKYPVTNCEFLQLMWDEIPSELHDEKEKNWIKRKKLSVRKEGCDTHDSATNIVYLYQALKYANKRSIREGLKPYYTFSEETFSKNEFEYDKTISEGQYIISYRDFTHHDETRIKVSVDSSSDGYRLPYYDEWMMLARGGDKKHKAPWGDSATFKDVQKYAKFNDKTEYYEKINSSITGPVGQLQPNGYGLYDIFGLVNELVLLEKPQKFRKYQILSRPNPNRPRYANTNCKRKNNCPSYLKGGGADDNWQNISYGYYSYGSIGGFRLIRNIGNNAKWTEVKSDKE from the coding sequence ATGAAAAAGATTTTGTGTTTGGTTGCAAGTTATGGGGCCGTAATTGCCGGCTTGTTATTTTGTACAGCCTGCTCAGATAGGGAAAAATATATCGCTTTAAATCGAGGTTCTTTAAAAAACGAAACTTGGCTTGAAGTTGAAAAGAATGAAACGGTAAAAATCTGCATAGATTCCAAAGTACAAGTATGGAACACTGCACTGGATTCTGAAATTCTTGGTGAATCCTGTTTAAAAGTTCGAGTTCCAACGCTTATTGGTGTCAGCAAAATCAATGTAAAATTTTCCGATACAGAAAGTGCCCTCAAAATCAATTTAGCGGTTGGGATGAAGTACCTTGACTTTAAAAATGAAGAAGTTCTATTGGGATTTGATTATATGCATGAATATATAGATAATGAAAGACTAGCAAAAATCACAGGAATGTTTTTAGTTGATAAATATCCTGTTACTAACTGCGAATTTTTACAGTTAATGTGGGATGAAATTCCTTCAGAACTACATGATGAAAAAGAAAAAAATTGGATTAAAAGAAAGAAGTTAAGCGTACGTAAAGAAGGTTGCGACACACACGACTCTGCGACAAATATTGTTTATTTATATCAAGCCTTAAAATATGCAAATAAGCGCAGTATTCGAGAAGGATTAAAACCGTATTATACATTTTCAGAAGAAACATTCTCGAAAAATGAATTTGAATATGATAAAACTATATCTGAAGGTCAATATATTATAAGCTATCGTGATTTCACCCACCATGATGAAACGCGAATCAAAGTTTCAGTTGATTCATCTTCGGATGGTTATCGACTACCCTATTACGATGAATGGATGATGTTAGCTCGAGGCGGAGATAAGAAGCACAAAGCACCTTGGGGGGATTCAGCGACGTTTAAAGATGTACAAAAATACGCAAAATTCAATGATAAAACTGAATATTATGAAAAAATAAATAGTTCTATAACAGGACCTGTAGGCCAGTTACAGCCTAATGGATATGGTTTGTATGATATTTTCGGTCTAGTTAATGAACTGGTTTTATTAGAGAAACCCCAAAAATTCAGAAAGTACCAAATATTATCAAGACCTAACCCCAATAGACCTCGTTACGCTAATACAAACTGTAAAAGGAAAAACAATTGTCCTTCTTATTTAAAGGGAGGAGGCGCTGATGATAATTGGCAAAATATTAGCTATGGGTATTATTCATATGGTAGTATTGGCGGTTTCCGTCTCATCCGCAACATCGGCAACAACGCCAAGTGGACCGAAGTCAAGTCTGACAAGGAATAA